The Pseudofrankia inefficax genome window below encodes:
- a CDS encoding MFS transporter: MTSAVGVGEPSLAARLDRLPVGRIHLVAVICVGLGFFFDTYEVFLAGTLSVVLKRSFGFGGDSLKLLLASAFVGQFVGALVLGRLADRIGRRSAFLLNLLIYSVFSLVGGLAPNVEVLVGARFLAGMGLGAELTLGDSYLSDLLPPRARGRLIAVAYTIGFLGVPAAGFLGRGLVARSPVGVDGWRWMFFLGALGAVLVWALRRVLPESPRWLESVGRHEEADRIVTAWETDAVRRGHALSEPAPVPGPAAPPETAPRRPPFRVLFTGPFLRRTVMAWIMNVMSAIGYYGFGTIATLVLVAKGYTVLTSLSFLALTYVGYPLGSLLSLPVIERFERRAIVAVSASGMAVTGLLFGFAGSGTTVVLWGTLFTLISNVYSNGYHVFTAELYPTAMRATAVGAAYALSRLVTAALPFVLIPVLDHAGSGAVFTVVAAALVILALDVLALGPRTTGLPVDEAAALPQQRPAPAPAARELTPALELDQPGGPRHA, from the coding sequence ATGACATCTGCTGTCGGCGTCGGCGAACCGTCCCTGGCGGCTCGGCTCGATCGCCTGCCGGTTGGCAGGATCCACCTCGTCGCGGTCATCTGCGTCGGGCTCGGGTTCTTCTTCGACACCTATGAGGTGTTCCTGGCCGGCACGTTGTCGGTCGTGCTGAAGCGGAGCTTCGGATTCGGCGGGGATTCGCTCAAGCTCCTGCTGGCCAGTGCCTTCGTGGGCCAGTTTGTCGGCGCGCTGGTACTCGGCCGGCTGGCCGACCGCATCGGCCGCCGCAGCGCGTTCTTGCTGAACCTGCTCATCTACTCGGTGTTCTCACTGGTCGGCGGGCTGGCGCCGAACGTCGAGGTCCTCGTCGGCGCGCGGTTCCTGGCCGGGATGGGGCTGGGGGCTGAGCTCACGCTCGGCGACTCCTACCTGTCCGATCTGCTGCCACCGCGGGCGCGCGGCCGGCTCATTGCCGTCGCGTACACGATCGGCTTCCTTGGCGTCCCGGCCGCCGGGTTTCTCGGCCGCGGGCTCGTGGCGCGCAGTCCGGTCGGCGTCGACGGATGGCGCTGGATGTTCTTCCTCGGCGCTCTCGGCGCCGTGCTGGTGTGGGCGCTGCGCCGGGTACTGCCCGAGTCGCCGCGCTGGCTGGAGTCGGTCGGGCGGCACGAGGAGGCCGACCGCATCGTCACCGCGTGGGAGACCGACGCCGTCCGGCGTGGGCACGCCCTTTCCGAACCGGCCCCCGTCCCGGGCCCGGCGGCGCCTCCCGAGACGGCACCGCGGCGCCCGCCGTTCCGCGTGCTGTTCACCGGGCCGTTCCTACGGCGCACCGTGATGGCCTGGATCATGAACGTGATGTCGGCGATCGGCTACTACGGATTCGGCACGATCGCGACCCTGGTGCTGGTCGCGAAGGGCTACACGGTGCTTACCTCGCTGAGCTTCCTCGCCCTCACCTATGTTGGCTATCCGCTCGGCTCGCTGCTGTCGCTGCCGGTGATCGAACGCTTCGAGCGTCGCGCCATCGTGGCGGTCTCGGCCAGTGGAATGGCCGTCACCGGGCTGCTGTTCGGGTTCGCCGGTTCCGGCACCACCGTGGTCCTGTGGGGAACCCTGTTTACCTTGATCAGCAACGTCTACTCCAACGGTTACCACGTCTTTACGGCCGAGCTGTACCCGACCGCGATGCGTGCCACGGCGGTCGGCGCGGCGTACGCGCTGAGCCGGCTCGTCACCGCCGCGCTGCCATTCGTCCTCATCCCCGTCCTCGACCACGCCGGGTCGGGAGCGGTGTTCACCGTGGTCGCCGCCGCCCTGGTCATCCTGGCCCTCGACGTCCTCGCGCTCGGGCCACGCACCACGGGACTGCCGGTGGACGAGGCCGCCGCTCTGCCCCAACAGCGGCCGGCGCCAGCACCCGCCGCGCGCGAACTGACACCGGCGCTGGAACTGGACCAGCCCGGTGGGCCGCGGCATGCCTGA
- a CDS encoding M20/M25/M40 family metallo-hydrolase gives MPDGATPAVAAAGIAAGERAPRSAADAAVAICADLLRIDTSNYGTDDGPGERTAAEYCATVLADAGLPVEIIEPRPRRTTVMARWPGLDRTRPPLLIHAHTDVVPAEPAIWSRHPFGAELADGCLWGRGAVDMKYFVAQVLAVIRAWSGSGQRPARDIVLAFVADEENGGHLGARWLVEHRRDLLDDCTEAIGEVGGYSARLPTGQRLYFIETGQKGVLWFEVTARGPAGHASMINDGNSVVNLAEVVARIGRHEFPYRLTPTTRALLQTVADCVGEPFDPVDPEALLRHLGPAARMIASSLRDVASPTELAAGGKTNVIPPHATARFDCRFLPGSEEACAARMRELIGPGVEHQIVYRAIAVETEFSGPVSEAIRQAVIATDPGAITVPYLLPAGSDAKHFSQLGINCFGFAPLQLPDGFDFPAAFHGVDERVPVDAIRAGVAILERFLQLC, from the coding sequence ATGCCTGACGGCGCGACCCCGGCGGTCGCGGCCGCCGGGATCGCCGCGGGCGAGCGTGCCCCCCGTTCCGCGGCCGACGCCGCCGTGGCCATCTGCGCCGACCTGCTGCGGATCGACACCTCCAACTACGGCACCGACGATGGCCCGGGCGAGCGCACCGCGGCGGAATACTGCGCGACCGTTCTGGCCGACGCGGGCCTGCCTGTGGAGATCATCGAACCCCGCCCCCGACGCACCACGGTCATGGCGCGCTGGCCCGGACTGGACCGAACACGGCCGCCGCTCCTCATCCACGCCCACACCGACGTCGTCCCGGCGGAACCGGCCATCTGGAGCAGGCACCCGTTCGGAGCCGAGCTGGCGGACGGATGCCTGTGGGGTCGCGGTGCGGTCGACATGAAGTACTTCGTGGCCCAGGTGCTTGCGGTGATCCGGGCCTGGTCAGGCAGCGGGCAGCGGCCGGCCCGTGACATCGTGCTCGCCTTCGTCGCCGACGAGGAGAACGGCGGCCATCTGGGCGCGCGGTGGCTGGTCGAGCATCGTCGCGACCTACTGGACGACTGCACCGAGGCCATCGGAGAGGTCGGCGGGTACTCGGCGCGGCTGCCCACCGGGCAGCGGCTGTACTTCATCGAGACCGGGCAGAAGGGCGTCCTCTGGTTCGAGGTCACCGCGCGCGGTCCCGCCGGGCACGCATCGATGATCAATGACGGTAACAGCGTGGTGAACCTGGCCGAGGTTGTCGCTCGCATCGGCCGGCACGAGTTCCCGTACCGCCTCACCCCGACCACGCGCGCCCTGCTGCAGACCGTCGCCGACTGCGTCGGCGAACCGTTCGATCCGGTCGACCCAGAAGCGTTGCTGCGCCACCTCGGCCCGGCCGCCCGCATGATCGCTTCGTCGCTGCGCGACGTCGCCTCGCCGACCGAGTTGGCCGCGGGCGGAAAGACGAACGTCATACCGCCGCACGCCACGGCGCGGTTTGACTGCCGTTTCCTGCCCGGCTCCGAAGAAGCCTGCGCGGCGCGCATGCGCGAGCTGATCGGGCCGGGCGTCGAGCACCAGATCGTCTACCGCGCCATCGCGGTGGAGACCGAGTTCAGTGGGCCGGTCAGCGAGGCGATCAGGCAGGCAGTCATCGCCACCGATCCCGGCGCCATCACCGTTCCCTACCTCCTGCCCGCGGGCAGCGACGCCAAGCACTTCAGCCAGCTCGGCATCAACTGTTTCGGATTCGCTCCACTGCAATTGCCCGACGGTTTCGACTTCCCCGCGGCCTTCCACGGCGTGGACGAGCGTGTGCCGGTCGACGCGATCCGCGCCGGAGTCGCCATCCTGGAACGATTCCTGCAGTTGTGCTGA
- a CDS encoding 4-vinyl reductase, protein MVSATCLQQMRIYTEDLVGRGPVLGAGRMRGQGVIADLGLQGSRLDDDKLFRLFVDTFGIEGTRLCLVTGVTSDDSGAYVVQLVEGACTHQMEATEPMCAYTLGVFVGALQAVTGVVMQGTETACEAAGDSTCTFVIRPHRALI, encoded by the coding sequence ATGGTCTCCGCCACCTGCCTGCAGCAGATGAGGATCTACACCGAGGACCTGGTCGGCCGAGGGCCTGTCCTGGGTGCCGGCAGGATGCGTGGGCAGGGCGTCATCGCCGACCTCGGCCTGCAGGGTTCCCGGCTGGACGACGACAAGCTGTTCCGCCTGTTCGTCGACACCTTCGGCATCGAAGGCACCCGCCTCTGCCTGGTCACAGGGGTGACGTCGGACGACTCCGGGGCCTATGTCGTGCAGCTCGTCGAAGGGGCGTGTACCCACCAGATGGAGGCGACGGAGCCGATGTGTGCCTACACACTGGGTGTCTTCGTCGGGGCGTTGCAGGCTGTGACCGGCGTCGTCATGCAGGGAACGGAGACCGCCTGTGAAGCAGCCGGCGACTCGACCTGCACCTTTGTGATCCGTCCGCACCGCGCGCTCATTTAG
- a CDS encoding GTP-binding protein, which produces MTHYKIVFSGPVGAGKTTAIASISDIPPVTTETRPTDETRDIKATTTIAMDYGVLRLSGTERIHLYGTPGQDRFDFMRYILAEGAIGVVLLMTNARPTPLADLHEFVGAFRTVIDETALAVGVTGMDLRRTASLDDYRQVLARVGIIAPVFEIDARRRGDVALLVQALLLSIDPGLASEMSPPGAGSDTVQRTARDYW; this is translated from the coding sequence GTGACCCACTACAAGATCGTATTCTCTGGCCCGGTGGGCGCGGGTAAGACCACGGCGATCGCGTCCATCAGCGACATTCCCCCGGTCACCACCGAGACCCGGCCGACAGACGAGACCAGGGACATCAAGGCGACCACCACGATCGCCATGGACTACGGTGTCCTGCGGCTCTCCGGTACCGAACGGATCCACCTCTACGGCACCCCGGGCCAGGACCGGTTCGACTTCATGCGATACATCCTCGCCGAGGGGGCGATCGGCGTCGTCCTCCTGATGACCAACGCCCGGCCGACGCCGCTCGCGGACCTGCACGAGTTCGTCGGCGCCTTCCGAACGGTCATCGACGAGACGGCGCTGGCGGTCGGCGTCACCGGAATGGACCTCCGCCGCACCGCCAGCCTGGACGACTACCGCCAGGTCCTGGCACGAGTCGGCATCATCGCGCCCGTCTTCGAGATCGACGCGCGGCGTCGCGGCGACGTCGCGCTTCTCGTCCAGGCTCTGCTCCTGAGCATCGACCCGGGACTCGCCAGTGAGATGTCGCCACCCGGCGCCGGGTCGGACACCGTCCAGCGCACCGCCCGCGACTACTGGTGA
- a CDS encoding roadblock/LC7 domain-containing protein, whose protein sequence is MQKRSVTSILSELNASSDDIEASALVSTDGFLMASLLPAGFEHDRVAAMSAAMLALGSQASMELTRGALDQILIRGQRGHVLLTRAGPETVLVVVTRPDAQLGTTFLDVRRGAEALAEAV, encoded by the coding sequence GTGCAGAAACGGTCGGTGACCTCCATCCTGAGCGAGCTCAACGCCTCGTCCGATGACATTGAGGCTTCCGCACTTGTGTCGACGGACGGCTTTCTCATGGCGTCGCTGCTGCCGGCCGGGTTCGAGCATGACCGCGTGGCCGCGATGAGCGCGGCCATGCTCGCTCTGGGGAGTCAGGCGAGCATGGAACTCACCCGGGGAGCGCTCGACCAGATCCTCATCAGGGGACAGCGCGGTCATGTGCTGCTCACCAGGGCGGGCCCGGAAACCGTGCTGGTGGTCGTCACCCGACCGGACGCTCAGCTGGGCACGACGTTCCTCGACGTGCGCCGAGGCGCCGAAGCGTTGGCCGAGGCCGTCTGA
- a CDS encoding roadblock/LC7 domain-containing protein: MTTVTMQDEGGSESRHRSTSKRSWRPRAPASYPSEPAQAEADDVEPIVAERAAGDARFADAAMPLWVLPTVPVPPDEVGPHRNPELSRSIGTVEYGGASVSIQSELSRVVSELRRSIPELNGAMVASVDGLSVAHDFPEPEAERMAAMAATALGLGKRISDRTGLGEMQETVVRGDRGYLVVYAAGEQAVLVLSGPFNSNLGLMRIEARAASTEINKLLG; encoded by the coding sequence ATGACGACGGTCACGATGCAGGACGAGGGGGGCAGTGAGTCGCGGCATCGCAGCACGTCGAAACGGTCGTGGCGCCCTCGAGCCCCGGCCTCGTACCCGTCGGAGCCCGCCCAGGCCGAGGCCGACGACGTGGAGCCGATCGTCGCCGAGAGGGCGGCCGGCGACGCACGCTTCGCGGACGCCGCGATGCCCCTGTGGGTGCTGCCGACCGTGCCGGTGCCGCCGGACGAGGTAGGTCCCCACCGGAATCCAGAGCTATCCAGGTCAATCGGAACCGTTGAGTACGGAGGCGCATCGGTGAGTATCCAGTCGGAGTTGTCGCGCGTGGTGTCGGAGCTGCGGCGGTCGATTCCGGAGTTGAACGGTGCCATGGTGGCGTCGGTGGACGGGCTGTCCGTCGCACACGACTTCCCCGAGCCGGAGGCCGAACGGATGGCCGCGATGGCAGCGACGGCCCTGGGCCTCGGCAAGCGCATCTCGGACCGGACCGGGCTCGGCGAGATGCAGGAGACGGTAGTCCGCGGCGACCGCGGCTACCTGGTGGTGTACGCGGCCGGCGAACAGGCGGTGCTGGTGCTGTCCGGCCCGTTCAACTCCAACCTCGGACTGATGCGGATCGAGGCGCGCGCGGCCTCGACTGAGATCAACAAGCTGCTTGGCTGA
- a CDS encoding diguanylate cyclase domain-containing protein: protein MGPHEAEDGVYSPPSRSERVGRVLDIESLFVAGGDTGRVMAAKDWSATTLGPAQGWSQSLCTSVGICLESRFPMIVMWGADLVYIYNDACIPHLGDKHPDAMGKTLHDVWPEVWDELRPLAAQVMSGGGATWSSNKRLLLRRHGYLEEAYFTFSFSPVREASDGGRIAGVLSTYQETTQQVIRGRRLACQRELATTLARLRTQRSVCIRVPSVLGNYPDDIPYCLLLLWGRCPSLSAPRSIASSGLNGRRTVRAALVELENSGVLPRIINTTSLGGGRAVSELPPWGSVRLAAGSPPPRTAVAVALRSRGSATTVGVLIVGISDLLALDQDYRDFIETIANQVSLSLMLARTYEAERTRAASAQRSSLHDALTGLPNRTSFFRQLSRALLRSDQKSGRVAVLFIDLDGFKAVNDALGHREGDHLLREVADRLRRTLRPSDAVARFAGDEFAVLCEDISTIGAVEAVASRIVEALTLARSRDRFVVTASVGIALSGPELLDPEELLNAADLAMYAAKRQGRGRYLFYEESMRS from the coding sequence GTGGGTCCTCATGAGGCGGAGGACGGCGTTTACTCGCCCCCGTCGCGGAGTGAACGTGTCGGACGGGTCCTGGATATCGAAAGCCTGTTCGTGGCCGGCGGCGATACGGGCCGGGTGATGGCCGCCAAGGACTGGTCCGCCACGACGCTCGGCCCGGCTCAGGGCTGGAGCCAGAGCCTGTGCACGTCAGTCGGCATCTGCTTGGAATCTCGTTTTCCGATGATAGTCATGTGGGGCGCCGACCTCGTATATATTTACAATGACGCATGTATACCGCATCTCGGTGACAAGCATCCTGATGCCATGGGAAAGACGCTCCACGACGTCTGGCCCGAGGTCTGGGATGAGCTGCGTCCGTTGGCCGCTCAGGTGATGTCCGGGGGTGGCGCGACGTGGTCGTCGAACAAACGTCTCCTGCTCCGTCGGCACGGCTACCTGGAGGAGGCATATTTCACCTTTTCCTTCAGTCCTGTCCGGGAGGCGTCCGACGGTGGACGCATAGCGGGCGTCCTGTCGACCTACCAGGAGACGACCCAACAGGTGATCCGCGGCAGGCGCCTGGCCTGCCAGCGAGAGCTCGCCACGACGCTGGCCAGGCTGCGGACGCAGCGGTCCGTGTGTATCCGCGTTCCATCCGTGCTGGGGAACTACCCGGACGACATTCCCTACTGCCTGCTGCTGCTCTGGGGACGATGCCCGTCGTTGTCCGCGCCGCGGTCGATCGCGTCGTCAGGGCTGAACGGCCGACGAACCGTCCGGGCCGCGCTCGTCGAACTCGAGAACAGCGGGGTCCTGCCCAGGATCATCAATACGACGTCGCTCGGAGGCGGTCGGGCCGTCTCGGAGCTCCCGCCGTGGGGCTCCGTCCGGCTGGCGGCCGGTTCTCCGCCGCCGCGAACCGCGGTAGCGGTGGCGTTGAGAAGCCGTGGGAGCGCCACGACCGTCGGCGTTCTCATCGTCGGGATCAGCGACCTGCTCGCGCTGGACCAGGACTACCGTGACTTCATCGAAACCATCGCCAATCAGGTTTCGCTCAGTCTGATGCTGGCACGTACGTATGAGGCGGAACGCACCCGCGCGGCTTCCGCGCAGCGGAGCTCCCTGCACGACGCCCTCACCGGGCTGCCGAACCGGACGTCATTCTTCAGGCAACTGAGCAGAGCGCTCCTCCGATCCGACCAGAAGAGCGGCCGGGTAGCCGTCTTGTTCATCGATCTCGACGGTTTCAAGGCGGTAAATGACGCCCTCGGCCACCGCGAGGGTGACCATCTGCTCCGCGAGGTGGCGGATCGGCTGCGGCGGACCCTGCGGCCCAGTGATGCTGTCGCGCGGTTCGCCGGCGACGAGTTCGCGGTGCTCTGCGAGGACATATCCACCATCGGCGCGGTCGAGGCGGTCGCCAGCCGCATTGTCGAGGCGCTTACGCTGGCCAGGTCCCGTGACAGGTTCGTGGTCACCGCCAGCGTCGGCATCGCCCTGTCCGGCCCGGAACTACTCGACCCCGAGGAACTGCTCAACGCGGCCGACCTCGCGATGTACGCCGCCAAACGGCAGGGACGCGGACGTTACCTGTTCTACGAGGAGAGCATGCGAAGCTGA
- a CDS encoding mycofactocin-coupled SDR family oxidoreductase — protein MAQADRFDGRVAFITGAARGIGRAAAVRFAREGADIIALDVCADLATTSYPGSTREDLETTRQLVEKHGRRAVTCVADVRDFAGVKAALDDGVAQLGRLDVVIANAGMTTVAPTWEISLEDWSETIAVNLTGAFHTVKAAVPILIAQGWGGSIVFTSSVAGLRGLPLIGGYTAAKHGVTGLAKSLANELGTHRIRVNTVHPHGVDTGLKTELPSLLDGDHKLGAFFQGVLPDPALAPDDIAQAMAWLAADESRHITGIQLPVDLGRTNR, from the coding sequence ATGGCGCAGGCAGACCGTTTCGACGGCCGCGTAGCCTTCATCACCGGAGCAGCACGAGGAATTGGGCGGGCAGCGGCTGTCCGGTTTGCGCGGGAGGGCGCGGACATCATCGCACTCGATGTCTGCGCCGATCTGGCGACAACCTCCTATCCCGGCTCCACCCGCGAAGATCTCGAGACGACCCGCCAACTCGTCGAGAAGCACGGGCGGCGGGCGGTCACGTGCGTCGCCGACGTGCGCGATTTCGCAGGTGTGAAAGCAGCTCTGGATGATGGCGTGGCACAGCTCGGGCGGCTCGATGTGGTCATCGCGAACGCTGGGATGACGACGGTGGCCCCCACGTGGGAGATCTCGCTGGAGGACTGGTCCGAGACGATCGCGGTCAACCTGACCGGCGCCTTCCACACCGTGAAGGCGGCCGTACCAATCCTGATCGCCCAGGGCTGGGGCGGATCGATCGTGTTCACCAGCTCGGTCGCCGGGCTGCGAGGACTGCCGCTGATCGGTGGTTACACGGCGGCGAAGCACGGTGTGACGGGCCTAGCGAAATCCCTGGCCAACGAACTCGGCACGCACCGAATCAGGGTAAACACTGTTCACCCGCACGGCGTCGACACGGGTCTCAAAACGGAACTGCCCTCCCTGCTCGACGGCGACCACAAGCTCGGCGCGTTCTTCCAGGGCGTCTTACCGGACCCGGCGCTCGCACCCGACGATATCGCTCAGGCCATGGCCTGGCTGGCCGCGGACGAATCTCGCCACATCACCGGCATTCAGCTGCCAGTCGATCTCGGGCGAACGAACCGCTAG
- a CDS encoding TetR/AcrR family transcriptional regulator — translation MRGAYEIAREVSLDQLSMSTLSERLGVGVTSIYWYFRKKEDLLHAMTEVAAANLAERMPQFARSVPWPTMLHDYFTAYRRIHQEDEVLSDLLLARVSTYSRQTTTQVFLPVEAIVEHLTDAGFSPELALQIFNTISTYTRGAIVYKRILGLNAAAILDERRHRMADWTVMPLLEGLVAAGHSLTGTTDDDFEFALSCLISGFEQILARNASA, via the coding sequence GTGCGGGGCGCGTACGAGATCGCCAGGGAGGTATCGCTCGACCAGCTGAGCATGTCCACGCTGTCCGAACGGCTCGGCGTCGGTGTGACAAGCATCTACTGGTATTTTCGGAAGAAGGAGGACCTGCTACACGCGATGACGGAGGTCGCCGCGGCGAACCTGGCCGAGCGTATGCCCCAGTTCGCCCGCAGCGTGCCGTGGCCCACGATGCTCCACGACTACTTCACGGCCTACCGCCGGATCCACCAGGAGGACGAGGTCCTCTCCGACCTCCTGCTCGCCCGGGTCTCCACCTATAGCCGTCAGACCACCACCCAGGTCTTCCTTCCGGTCGAAGCGATCGTCGAGCATCTCACGGACGCCGGTTTCAGCCCTGAGCTTGCCCTCCAGATCTTCAACACGATCTCGACCTACACCCGCGGTGCGATCGTCTACAAGCGGATTCTCGGCCTGAACGCCGCCGCGATTCTCGACGAGCGCAGGCACCGGATGGCCGACTGGACGGTGATGCCGCTGCTGGAGGGCCTTGTCGCCGCCGGTCATTCGCTCACCGGTACCACCGACGACGACTTCGAGTTCGCGCTGTCGTGCCTCATCAGCGGTTTCGAGCAGATTCTGGCGCGCAACGCGTCAGCCTGA
- a CDS encoding acetate--CoA ligase family protein yields MTRPSLGAGTRSDLGALFQPRSVAIVGASSKGDGFGNGVVGNLLEGGYTGQVYPVHRSATTVDGLPTIRSFAERAGEIDCAVLAVPAGQVNQSLREAAAAGIRAALVLSSGFAEAGGEGLRMAQEMRDVAADLDLRIVGPNCLGAVSFVDRTVLTFLRGVGRMSAAMAASQGLAVVSQSGALGSNLLQAYRYGVPFSYFVGTGNSAMLDVGDFVGHLCLDERVTGICLLYEGLRENSPLLGALEAAQERGTPVVAVKAGRSAAGQRAASSHTASAVGDDLACVAALEARGVMVVEGPEQLIAAASFLARNRRPSPRVGGVSIVSGSGGIGVLLADSAERHGVPLATFTDETAERLKAVLPPYSTVENPVDLTAGSIGGNGVRDALRALTEDQNTAAAVIALNTTIHDEFGSERMTTVAQAAEASEVPLAAVLLAEGRSGPSLDILESSPHLGLFRSTDQCMRTIAHWMRLARPAGPTPEPDRSVDWDRVALLLAGAPRGADGLLDEPTSQAVLAAVGVEGPRQIVVDTPEAVRTRGWAHYPAVAKVVSADLQHKARYGGVVVGVLDEEALVAACSTIEANVSGQSFPVRISGYLVQEMALGTQELLLGALRDPVYGPIVVIGQGGGGAGRRSSARATAAPLTRARAAELVAGAPATAALPDGVQSSVAHLAVRLGELMTRFPRVAELEVNPLLVTHDRRVVGVDAVVRVTS; encoded by the coding sequence ATGACCCGACCGTCCCTCGGTGCCGGGACGCGGAGCGATCTGGGCGCCCTGTTCCAGCCGCGGTCGGTCGCGATCGTCGGGGCGTCCTCGAAGGGCGACGGCTTCGGCAACGGGGTGGTCGGCAACCTGCTGGAGGGCGGCTACACCGGCCAGGTGTACCCGGTGCACCGCTCGGCGACGACGGTCGACGGGCTGCCGACGATCCGGTCGTTCGCCGAGCGGGCCGGCGAGATCGACTGCGCGGTTCTGGCGGTGCCCGCCGGCCAGGTCAACCAGTCGCTCAGGGAGGCCGCGGCGGCGGGCATCCGTGCCGCTCTGGTTCTTTCGTCCGGATTCGCCGAGGCCGGCGGCGAGGGCCTGCGGATGGCCCAGGAGATGCGCGACGTGGCCGCGGACCTTGACCTGCGAATCGTCGGGCCGAACTGTCTCGGTGCGGTCAGCTTCGTGGATCGGACGGTCCTGACCTTCCTGCGCGGGGTGGGCAGGATGAGTGCCGCGATGGCCGCCTCGCAGGGGCTCGCGGTTGTGTCGCAGAGTGGCGCGCTCGGGTCGAATCTGCTGCAGGCCTATCGGTATGGCGTGCCGTTCTCGTATTTCGTCGGCACCGGCAACTCGGCGATGCTCGACGTCGGTGACTTCGTCGGGCACCTTTGCCTCGACGAGCGCGTGACCGGGATCTGCCTGCTGTACGAGGGCCTGCGCGAGAACTCGCCGCTGCTTGGGGCCCTGGAGGCCGCGCAGGAGCGCGGAACGCCGGTGGTCGCCGTGAAGGCCGGGCGCTCGGCGGCGGGCCAGCGGGCGGCCAGCTCACACACCGCCTCCGCCGTCGGCGATGACCTCGCCTGCGTGGCGGCGCTGGAGGCGCGCGGGGTCATGGTCGTCGAAGGGCCCGAACAGCTCATCGCGGCCGCGTCCTTCCTCGCCCGCAACCGCCGCCCGTCACCGCGGGTGGGCGGCGTCAGCATCGTGTCGGGATCGGGCGGGATCGGCGTCCTGCTCGCGGACAGCGCCGAGCGCCATGGAGTGCCGCTCGCGACGTTCACCGACGAGACGGCCGAGCGCCTCAAGGCGGTGCTGCCGCCGTATTCCACGGTCGAGAACCCGGTCGACCTCACCGCGGGCTCGATCGGTGGGAACGGGGTCCGAGACGCGCTGAGGGCGCTGACCGAGGATCAGAACACCGCGGCGGCGGTCATCGCCCTGAACACGACGATCCACGACGAGTTCGGTTCGGAGCGGATGACCACCGTGGCGCAGGCGGCGGAGGCCAGCGAGGTGCCGCTCGCCGCCGTCCTGCTGGCCGAGGGACGGTCCGGACCTAGCCTCGACATCCTGGAGAGCTCGCCGCACCTGGGCCTGTTCCGCAGCACGGATCAGTGCATGCGCACGATCGCGCACTGGATGCGGCTCGCCCGGCCAGCCGGGCCCACGCCGGAGCCGGACCGCTCCGTCGACTGGGACCGGGTCGCGTTACTGCTGGCCGGCGCACCCCGAGGAGCGGACGGATTGTTGGACGAGCCGACCAGCCAGGCGGTCCTGGCGGCCGTCGGTGTCGAGGGCCCTCGTCAGATCGTCGTCGACACTCCTGAGGCGGTACGCACCCGCGGCTGGGCCCACTACCCGGCGGTGGCGAAGGTGGTGTCGGCCGATCTCCAGCACAAGGCACGCTACGGCGGGGTGGTCGTCGGCGTGCTGGACGAGGAGGCGTTGGTCGCGGCCTGCTCGACGATCGAGGCCAACGTGTCCGGCCAGTCGTTCCCGGTCCGGATCTCGGGCTATCTCGTCCAGGAGATGGCACTGGGCACGCAGGAGCTGCTTCTCGGCGCGTTGCGTGACCCCGTCTACGGCCCGATCGTCGTGATCGGCCAAGGCGGCGGGGGAGCAGGACGGCGGTCCTCGGCGCGTGCCACGGCGGCGCCGCTCACCCGGGCGCGCGCGGCGGAGCTGGTGGCTGGGGCGCCCGCGACCGCGGCCCTGCCCGACGGCGTCCAGTCGTCCGTCGCTCACCTCGCTGTGCGGCTCGGCGAGCTGATGACCCGGTTCCCGCGGGTCGCCGAGCTGGAGGTCAACCCGTTGCTGGTGACCCACGACAGGCGCGTCGTCGGCGTCGACGCGGTCGTGCGGGTCACGTCCTGA